A window from Marinagarivorans cellulosilyticus encodes these proteins:
- a CDS encoding FMN-binding protein, giving the protein MRYWMQGDTTAWVLDEIGKEQPITMALAIGASGVKSIQVLEYRESRGGEIQYPFFTQQFDHAVLEQSNNKLKLDRNIDGITGATLSVRAMTKVAKVALYLHSKVMEAKLGNLARQS; this is encoded by the coding sequence GTGCGCTATTGGATGCAGGGCGATACCACCGCTTGGGTCTTGGACGAAATAGGCAAAGAGCAGCCGATTACTATGGCTTTAGCTATTGGTGCTAGTGGTGTAAAAAGCATTCAGGTGCTCGAATATCGTGAAAGCCGAGGTGGTGAAATTCAATATCCCTTTTTTACCCAGCAGTTTGATCACGCAGTGCTAGAGCAGAGCAATAATAAGCTCAAATTAGATCGCAACATCGATGGCATTACAGGGGCTACGCTTTCTGTTCGGGCTATGACTAAAGTCGCCAAGGTCGCGCTATACCTTCACAGCAAAGTGATGGAAGCTAAGCTAGGTAACCTTGCCCGTCAATCTTAA